The genomic segment aaaagatttgtcacattatccccataaacaacatgtttttatagaaatcattgtgacacaaagatttagattcttgtttcacaatgtgcatgaactcaaaatcttcagagtttcatatttataaagtatcgcagataatacatttataccattgtgtgagctacacttcttgtaaaaaaatgattggaaatgcgtttgaaaaagctcctgctgtgaccttccttctgtgagggcacacacactcacacacacacacgcacacacacacacacacagagagacagagagagagagatcattaatacaaaggattggAGCTGgttttttggattttcacttgttgttggctttaatatgaacagtcacataaaattcactccaatttttttgcctttgcttcaattaggatgtttctttaaatctacaacagcttccttttcaaaaagtttactgacatagtaaagaagtagctcgggaactcagtaagtatgagcaacaatagcttaaggacactatgtccaataaagaggaattcatcatctgcagttcgtcaaaaaagtgacattaaaacaattcagcagatcCTCAGAGTttggatacaaactgttttcagctgcaGAGGTAGAGGTCCACTTTATGCACTTATCAAACATACagtttagaggcttgcattagagtgctttggtgcttgggcatcttttatttagcatggttataccattgtgaatgtagctatataaatgtgctcaagagtctatcgtatgtttgtcatgcaactaaggctacgtccacacgtacacgggtatttttgaaaacggagattttccgttttcgttttaaaaaataatcccgtccacacgtaaaggcagaaatgaaggaaaacgctgctaggaacatgccaaagcaacaggtggcgctttattcctaaccgtgtagaaatgttggccaatcagaagtctagaagcctcggtgggaaatagtaaacaaagatggggcatagaagcagaaccgagtcgtatgtgtggagggacagtaactgtgtgtgtatatgtaagcatttaaacactgcagagagtacaattaacagtaacagtattgtagaaattcatttcaccgaaacaacaacgtggcgcacactgtgacgtcaaaaaaggcgcacacctttgacgctgcgttttctccgttttcctcgtccacacgtaaatgcaaaaacggagttttcgaaaatatccaccctggccggagtttttagaaatctccgttttcagtgaccgaaaacgccgtttacgtgtggacgaaaggtgcaaacgcatagaaaaatctgcgttttcaaaaatacccgggtacgtgtggacgtagcctaaaaattcgaaaatatatttttaaatcagtaactttgcaaatttagaggatttgttttcggacaacatgtgtgtcacattttaaacagggtttgtataatcagcactgacacacagacatttatgcgctgggtataacagacatgcttaccgtgtgaaaggtCCTctgatgtcttggagcagagaaacacgctgtattgttgcttttctctgttgtataagCAACGCGCGACTGTCAGAAACGCTGTGTGCGGGTAGCAAAGGCAGCTCCAACACACATCCAGGCAACCgtgtgaaagaaaggtgtcgctgCAGCTTGGCTCTCAGGACAGTCAGGCTTTTATTCATATTTGCATTCTGGCGCGTTAaaactagcagcctctgtgtcccgcttggatcatcattccgaaaattctgatatttaaataaaatggtgaattgTCTAGTGATGAGGAGCCACTGAGATCCGTAAAATgaggtttgattaaattaaactcttaTAAACAGCGATGTGTTCCAAACAGACGATGTTTTCTACATGTCCAAACTGTGTGCTAACTACCTCACACCGCTGTGTCTGGGAtccgaaaaaataaaaagttaaaacgaTATACCTCGCGGCAGTTGTGAAGTGCTGAGGAAAATACTGTGTCTCTGatgggtgtttttatataggtggaCATGGTTTCAGTTGACCTCTGACATGATAAGATAAAGGAACTGTTTGTAATGAAAAAGGTTGAAAACTATGGAACTACAGTTGGGATGTGTGAGTGCTGggatgctcttgataaggaggccgcttttattgttttatgacttCTTTTGCTGACTGTTGAGGGCCTAGCTGTAACCCACTCTGTCTAACTGTTGCAGAGTGTGGCTAGTTAAGAATCTGTAGTTTTTAGAAGTAACacaagaaaagtttatttctaaaggaatacctgTTGTTTGTGGTGCtctatttaaaaactattagcctgtGAAACTATTAGAAAAGTGAAATcttcctaaactagttaaattaaatgctgtgtgggAATACACggtttttagaagtatcactgtttatttctaaagggatACCTGTTATTTGTGGCACTCTAtttaaaactattagcctctgtgtgtttcagagcactaaagaaaaagtaaaatacccctaaactagttaaattaaatcatctatgtctaaataacagagctctgagacctatacaagcctttaaaaagagtttaattaaaacacatgatggtttcattaaataaaacgctattaaacactTGTGAACTCATATGACCCCTGAACTCCCATGCACGAGCAAAAGTACCTACTACAGGGGGACACACACGTGTACGCGCACTCACATGGACGCGCAGGGGGaaaggggaagtggtggggggggggggggggggggggggcaaaaaaagtataggtatattactactggCGTGGGATTGATGAACGTTCTGTCAGCCATCGCTGAGAGGATCAGGTTTGATGAAGAAGATATTGTTCAAGTTGTGAAATGCCCCACGCTTTGATGCCTTTCAAGCACCACTCTGTCCCCCACTTGCAGGGAACTGCAGAGACTTTACTGTCTCTGAGCATCTCCTTTACAAAGAACGCATACCTTTGGTGAAATATGACGCAGACAGTCTTTCAAACTGGGATATGTGACCTTATGCATGCCGGAGTGAAGGTCTAATGCTGCTAGCCACTTCAAGGTGAAGTGTTGAGTAGAGAGATTACGAGAGCTCTTTTTCCCTGGCCAGAAAGCTTCGAAGTTATTAGCGTTGTATCAGCTCTGGCAGGGACCTGTTAACTTCACTGCCAAGTCTGCGCTGCCTTTTGGTGAGGCCGCTGTGCTGTCAGCGGAGAAGCGCCAGGCCGTTTTTACATCAGACTCCCAGGTTTTCTTTAGAGGACGCTTTGATCGAGGGCCTGAAATCAGGACTGTCCACTGTGTCGCTGAGGTCCAGCTGTGAGGTCAAAGCACAGGCATGCTTTATTCAGCACCCAGCCAGCATGTGCAGCAGCATGATTCTAGCGAAGGCGGCTGCAAAGATCACCTCAGCTAGTGGCCTAATAGAGACTCTTCAGGCCAGGAGCTCATGGCTTCCTCAGCAGATGGATTTACTGTCGCTCACTGTTAATGTCAAAACACCAGCTGATTTAGACACCGCATGGCTCGTCCTCTTCTGATCGATCACCTGTCACCCAATCTTTCCAGGCAGGAGTAAACCGAACAAAACTCAACTAGCCCTGACAACTTGTGGCTTTCTTACTTTAAGTTTCAAACTTAATTTTCAAATGTGACAAACAACACTTtcgtctctctctgtcttatATCTGACTCTCTGGCAGTTCCACTCTGTGTGTCACTGAGTGTTATTTGTTTGAAGTAGGCATGCAAAGCCTCTCGGGAAACAGTAAGAGAAACAAAGCACAGATGGTGTGTGCACTGGTAATGCACTGGTGAGCTAACAGtaagtaaaaaatataataatgcaAAACATTTGCAAAGAAGGGGCTTCTTAGATGCCTTCTTTAAACTCAGAGTACACaattccttttttttgcttgttatttCCAATATCTGTACAGATTCAAAAGGAAAGAAGTTAAATATACAAGATGAGCAGAGTAAATGTACATAATCCAACTCTTTAACCCAGGCTAGCAGGCAGTCGATAAAGCAAACAGTCCAGGTGAGGAACAGAGACCTGTACTATGAAGCAGGATTACGGGCTTATCGAGGTAACTCCACGTTAAACACCGGGTTCACTTCTGTAACAGCATGAGTTACACTGTGGAGTCGGTTATGTTTGAGATGACACATCAGCATGTACAAGAACATCGCTGCCTGACCCCTATCACCACTCATCACTTTACTGTAAAATAGTGTCATCGTTCCTGAATGATGCCTCAGACATCAGTGTGCAGGTTTCAGAGACAGTGAGTTCGTCTCCTTGTGACAAGCACTGAGACgatctttatttaatttttattttacataagCCTTTTCATAAACTCACCGCTCACTTTATGAGGTACACCTTGCTCGTACTGGACTGGATctttgccttaattcttcatagCATCAATTTAATAATGTGCTGTAAAGGTTTTCATCCATATCGGCAttatagcatcacacagttgctgctgTTTGCACATCTGTGattcacatttcctgtttcaccacatcccaaagggaCTCTGTTGGGCTCCACCTGAGTACAGTcgactcactgtcatgttcaggTTTGAGAAACCCTACACCTGTTtaactgcttgttaatgcaaatatctaatcagccaatcacatggcagcaactctaTGCATTCAGGCGTGTAGACATGGTCGAGATGACCCGCTGAAGTTCAAACTTACAATCAGAAAGGGGAAGAAAGGGGATTTGAGTgattttgaatgtggcatggctGTTGGCCTGAGTgcttcagaaactgctgatctgctgggattttcccacacagccatctctGGGGTTTACAGAGAGTGGCATGTAAAAGACAAACTATCCAGTGTgctgcagttctctgggtgaaaatactttgttgatgccagaggtcacaGGAGAAGAGGGAGCCTGCtccaagctgataggaaggcaacaacAGCTCTGATAAGCACTCGCTAAAACCAACGTATGCAAAGAGGCATCtttgaatgcacaacatgtcaaaccttgaggcagatgggctacagcagcagaagaccacaccgggtccactcctgtcagctaagaacaggaaactgaggctaaacttcacacagattctccaaaaccaaacaacagcaaattggaaaaacattgcctCGGGATCAGAATTTTGTGTTGAAAAACATGAAGGCATGAAGTCATCCTGCCCTGTATCAGCAGGTCcatgtaatggtgtggggatgTTTTTGTGGCCcagctgagcatcatttaaatgccacagcctacctgagtgttgttgctgaccatgccGCACACATggcatgtcacaaagctcaaatcctCTCAAGCTGGTTTCTTAAacatgaagtgtgtgtgtgtgtgtgtgtgtgtgtgtgtgtgtgtgtgtgtgtgtgcgtgctgcaGATCCTGGTAAGGCTCAACAGTTGTTTGATGAAAAGCGCCATTAATCAGACTCTGTTATGATCAGGTGAAAACACGACTTTAATGCcagattaaaaacagaaacgTGATAATTATCAAAAATAATCTGTGGAGGATCAGAGGAATTCCTCTTCTTCCAAAAATCATCTCATGACCCCTCAGATCAGATGGTTTCCTCGTCCTCTATATTCATACCCAAACCCTGTACAGTCTTGGCCTCATACAATCAATAGTCTTTTCTAATGGTGTCATATCTTTGCCTCTTTGCCTTAGTGAGAGCGTGTGGTTGTCTcactctgtgtgttagccctgtcaCAGGCagcctgtccaggatgtactcCGCCTCTCGCtgcatgacagctgggataagctccagCCCCCAGCGTGGCTTTGTAGCCACTGTGCCAAAGATGTGTTGGCACTTGTTATTTCAAAATGGATATACTGTGAAAGCGAGACATTTCAAATACCGCAGAAGATCGGTTAAGAGATATGAATGATGTGTCATGAGTGAGACCCACTCATAAAGGTTAATGaagctttaaaacattttattttttattttatttatttattttagttcttACATTACCTTGGtccattttttgttttctttgtttgcttgttACAATTTCTATTCTTAAAAATTCATAAAACCTATGAACAGAATTGATGACAGAATAGATGATTCTCCCACCGTGGGAGAATCCAGCAGCCACTCTGAGTTATTGCAGGCGATGTGAGCCAAGCTCTCACTACAGTTCCCTCATATTCCCAAACAGGACTATCTCAAAGGACGTGTTTGAATACCTAATCCAACACATCTAGACTGGTTAGGGCACACGCCTCTATACCTTCAAATATGTATGagacaataaaaacagagaCTCTGAGATTTAACCAGTACACGGACTCTCCAGGACACCATGAAGTTGGAATACACCCAGAGCCAAAGGGCAGAGGGTGGTCAAAggatctcagctgtttttctctgATTTTCATCAAGTGTCTGAGTCCACGAGTCTCAGCTGGAAAAAGAAGGAGTTCTCATTGTGTCGCATCAAAGAGTGAGGGAACAGTGGAGCAGGAGACTGACAGACAGATCAGTGCAGTGTCTGCAGTAATGTGGATCATCCACATGGAAAGGATCCAGCTGCGATGGTTCGGGTACCTGACTAGGTGAGGTGTTTCCAAAATTTCCAAGCAAGAGAAGATTCTGGGTCAGGCCCAGGATACACATAAGAGAACATGTCTTTGGGAGAGATTATGTCCTCCACAGGAGCTGGAGAAGGTTGCTGAGAGGCAGAGGGAGGTCTGGCCATCTCTGCTCAGACTGCTGCCCCCCTGCTCTGTGTCGAGCAcccagaagatggatggatgtgttaCACTGAAAATGTCAATGTGATTTTTAATGAGATTATTTTCTAttaaagcaaaacacaaacttttaaAATCTGAGTCTGTTCATTCATGGTATAAATAACCTTATGCTCCTCCCAAACAGCTCTGTGAATCCACATCGGCACTTCAAGAGAAATGTTCATTTAGAGCAGGATGTTTGGTGGCATGCCGGTCATGTCCAGATGTTCCCCAGAATTCATCAGGCAATGATTTTTCTGCTGTCAGCAGGCATCTTTATATGATCTCTTTGATAAATGGGACATTTTGACCATCAGAGGATATTTTCCTCTGTATTATTTTCAACATGactgctttactttgttgttaaCGACCAATAATGAAAATCAGCCAGTCACTCAGTCATGTGCTGCATTTTGGCTTGAACATGTGTCGACCTTTTTCAGTATCATTTCAGCCTCATTGCTCAGCCTGTGTTAGAGATGATGGATGCCTCTCACAACTAAGCTGGCCCATCTAATATATATGTatgcacatatatatatagatagatagatagatagatagatagatagatagatagatagatagatagatagatagatagatagatagatagatagatagatagatagatagatagatataaacacccagcacgcccctgcgggtggtttatccttcaagctcgggtcctctaccagaggcctgggagcttgagggtcctgcgcagtatcttagctgttcccaggactgcgctcttctggacagagatctccgatgttgttcccgggatctgctggagccactcgcctagcttgggagtcaccgcacctagtgctccgattaccacggggaccaccattaccttcaccctccacatcctctcgagctcttctctgagcccttggtatttctccagcttctcgtgttccttcttcctgatattgctgtcattcggaaccgctacatcgatcactacagccgtcttcttctgtttgtctaccaccactatgtccggttggttagccaccaccattttgtccgtctgtatctggaagtcccacaggatcttagctcggtcattctccatcacccttgggggcgtctcccattttgacctcagaaCTTCCACGCCatattcggcacagatgttcctgtacactatgccggccacttggttatggcgttccatgtatgccttgcctgctagcatcttgcaccctgctgttatgtgctggattgtctctggggcatctttacacagcctgcacctggggtcttgcctggtgtgatagaccccagcctctatggatcttgtcctcagagcttgttcttgtgctgccatgattagtgcctctgtgctgtctttcagtccagctttgtccagccactggtaggatttctggatataagccacctcctctatctgccggtggtacataccgtgcaggggcctgtccttccatgatggttcctcgccttcctcctctttcttgggtttctgctgcctgaggtattcactgagcacgctgtcagttggggccatcttcgtgatgtatttgtggatgtttcttgtctcatcctggactgtggtgctgacactcaccagtccccggcccccttccttccgcttagcgtacagcctcagggtgctggacttgggatgaaaccctccatgcatggtaaggagctttcttgtcttgatgtcagtggcttctctctcctcctttggccagcctattaccccagcagggtacctgatcacgggcagggcgtaggtgttgatagcccggatcttgttcttaccgtccagctgactcctcaggacttgcctgaccctctgcaggtatttggtggttgcagctttcctagcagcctcttcatggttcccattcgcctgcagGATCCCCAGGTAcctgtaactgtcctctatgtctgcaatgttgccttctggtagctcgatcccctcagttctgactaccttccctctctttgttatcatccgactacaattctccagcccgaatgacatcctgatgtcattgctgtatatcctggtagtgtggatcagtgaatcgatgtctcgttcactcttagcatacagcttgatgtcatccatgtacaggaggtggttGACAACCTCCTCTCTGActtgcagaaaggtgcgacaaagaaggtgcataaaaaatacatatatatatatatatatatatatatatatatatatgtacatatatatatatatatatatatatatatatatatatatacatatatatatcagcAGGTAGTGGGATATATTACAGCTAGAAGCAGTTTTAAAACAAGTTGGTTGGGGCCCTGCCAACAAAGTCTCAGAGCAATATCTTCAGCCATATGGATGGGAGGGAATGCATTCTGCTCTGGCTGGCACTGAGCTCTACCACGATGTTTAATATTGTATAGCTCTAACCTGCTGGGAAATCATTCCTGGGACATCTACGGGGCTTAAAAGAAATCAGACTCCAAACAGCAACTGTTGCAAAATTCACAAAATGTGTATCTACATTAGTTTCCTTCACATAAAGCCACTGCTAGGGTGGCTGTGAGTTTTATCATTGTAAGGATATTTACCACAGTATGGTGGGCAGCATAGAGATCTCTCCTTGTGGTGATGCAGAGTGTAGTCTAGCTGACCAAATCAGTGCTATTCATATTAATTTAAAGtttattgtttctttgtttgttttgtcattattttatttcCACATCTGGTCAAACCCACACACAGAATAAGTTTGACTGAAATTAACACTGGGACACTAACAGTGTAACACTGCCACCATGCGGGCAAATATGGAAACTGCGCGAACAAACGTTCACCAAATGACATGTACGACTAGCAGTGGTATCTACCGTGTTAAATATAATATGTTAGATTGCATATGTGTGAGCAAGCCCATGGtagatatttttaattaaataagtgaaaaagcGGAACATCTTAAACCCGAAAGGGGCAGGGAGTCACAGGAAACGGACTGATTTCACGGTTACACGCGTACCTGTGCTTCCTGTAGGAGACTTGGACGCGGTTGTTAGGCACTTTGTGGtcatgtttaagaatgttttgAGCAGATTGTTGACTGAAACCTTCTTTGTTGAGCGTAATGTGAGACATACGCCGTTATTACGGGGGGTAGCTGCCGTCTGCGCGCCGGTGAGGAGCTTTACGGACGTGAAGGACGAAGCGCAGCCGCCTTTCGACGCCGCCCTGCTGGAGGTCCTCGTATGTCCGCTGTCCAAGAAAGCGCtcaggtaacacacacagatcTGTGCTCAGGTTACTCGTTAATTTACACGCTCTGGTTTACTCTCACTGTATTCTgcttttttctcttcctgttgTTCAGCCGTGTTGCTCTCTAACAGGATAGACAGGACCGCCTCAAACGCACTTTCAAATGTCTAAAACAGTTTGAGCCTTTTAAATTGTTCAGTTCTTATCCAGTTTAAAGACGCAACACTGCGATGTAATTGCTGATTGGCTGGCTTAATAGGGTCTGTCATTTGCCTTCGCAGATACTTTACATCTATGAAAGCAAATGCAAATTATGCCTGAATCTGATTTTTTCAATAAACACATCTGGATTAGCTGAACATCTGTGTAGCTCTCAACATAACCCCTCACTCACATAGACAAacacaacacctacgccaggaagctctttgtggactacagctcaaCATTTAACACCACCATCAAACAGACTGGAGTTCAGACTCTTCTCACACTCAGACCGACCCCCTCCAGATGAACCTGGATATTACATTGTCTCACTAATCGCCCTCAGATTGCTGTTAACCATGAATTTTGGTTGttgttaagtttgcagatgatatgATGCAATTGGAATCATAAGTGGCAACAGTGATGATACATACAGCAGGAAGGAGATTCACAACTGGACCCCATAGACTGTGATGATAACCTGCTCTTAAACACCACAAAGACCATTATAGACTTCAGGACCATATGTGTATATACTTCTCAAACTTTATACTTAGTGATACATGTCAGTAAATTGTATTATTTAAGTACTATCCTTGTGCTGaaattgtggggttttttcagAAAAATTCTCTGAGATCAGGTTTAGATATTTAGGTTTGTCTCCTAAAACTTTTATCTTAATGATCATCGAGCTTCCTGTTGTTGAGTTCCTGGAGGACTGCACACAAGCACATCTGTGCTGGTGTTATTTACCCACACCCACTGTGGGCAAATGCTTACATAAATATGATAACATAAAACAagcattgca from the Oreochromis niloticus isolate F11D_XX linkage group LG7, O_niloticus_UMD_NMBU, whole genome shotgun sequence genome contains:
- the pyurf gene encoding protein preY, mitochondrial isoform X1 is translated as MFKNVLSRLLTETFFVERNVRHTPLLRGVAAVCAPVRSFTDVKDEAQPPFDAALLEVLVCPLSKKALRYEPKTNELINEELGIAYPIIDGIPNMIPQEARLIRKDASDTPAQ